GATGCGCATGGTGCGACGTATCAAGGAGCAGCTTGCGAGCCGATTCGTATCTGGGGACGTCGACGCTTGTTGACGCTTTCTCGCCTGCTGCCGCTGGCCGATGGAGTTGATGTTTACTTGCTGGGAACCGGCCTGCCTAGCTTTTGGGTCGTGCGCATGGGCCCAATGCGTTTGACGCTCGGACTCAGTGGCTGGACAACCAACGATTGGTCGGCCGGCAGCGCGGTTGACATGTTAATGCCGCAAGAGAAAGCGCGCGACTCTGTCGTAGCGTCGATCGCCGAGTCGCTTAGCAATCAGCGTGCGGCAACACTCGACGCGATTGCTGGTAAAGCTTACCTGGCCAAACCAATTGTTTCCTCTGCTTTGAATGAGTTGGCATTACGCGGACAAGTTATCTTCGACCTGCATGCCGGGCTGTATCGCTGGCGAAGCATCTTACCACTGCCACTCTCAGACAAAGAGATTGCACCGCCACACCCAGAAATGCAAGCCGCGGAAGACTTGGCCAAATCAGGGAAGGGGACGCTGAATGAGGCCATAGCCGGACCGCGTGGTGGCATTATTCTCACGGGCAAAGTTGATACGTTTCCCTGTGAAACGATGATCGATGGCGATGGCATGATACGACGTGGAAAATGCTTGTGCGGCTGGCATCGCAAGTCGGGCATTCGCAACGGTCCCTGTCGCCACATTCAGGCACTGCGGCTCACATTCGATCGAACAAAGCAGCCCGCTTAGTCACGACTGGCGATCATAAACTCAACGTTCAACTATTGAAATTTCACCCCCAACACCCTAAAAACTAAGGAGTCATGACGGGAGCGAGGTGACGACTCAAGACTACCTTGCTGCGGCGATCCGCCGTGGTCGAGTTTTGCCTCTCATTCTTCCCCAAGGTCGTTGTTCGGTTGGCCACTAACGACATCTAGTGCGTCGACCAGGACAAGCCGAGGCTTTCGACGCACTAGATGTCGTTAGTGGCCTTGGTGAACGACCTCGGTCCGCGGACGTGAAGTTGAATCGTCACCCGCTCCGGTCATCTCTTTACGCATGAATTTCTTTCGCAGACTGACAAAGTGGATCACCTCGGGGCGGGATTCTTCTGCCGACCAACCGGTGCCGTCGCAGATGCCGGCCTCGGTTGAGAATCGTGATTACACGGTCCCCAACACGCCCCAAACACCGTCGGCTCCCGCGTCCAATCCGTCGCCACCCGAACAACCGCAAACTAGCAATCTCGCCGGGCTCGATGCGTCGCGATTTCAGCCCCTATCGCAAGACGAAGCATTAGATGCGACGTCGCAACCAGGCTGGCAATCGGCTTACTGGGATCCCTTGAACGTGATCCCTTCGACCTCGCTACCGCGGATTCGGGTCATCGATCAAACGATGGTCGGCATGGGGCTGATTGATGCTGAAGAACTCGCCGATATCCATCACATCGGCGAAGAAATGGCCAAGTATCGCACCGATTACCATGTGATCCAGCATGCTGGCCATGCAGCCGTTCAAGCTGCACGCGATGCCCGAGCCGCGCGGAAAGCGGAAATGAAGCAGCGTGCCGCTCAGCGAAAGCAAGAGCGAGAGGCCGCGATCGCCGAACGAAAAGCGACCGATATTGTTTTTCTAGGCCGGGGTGTATCACGCGGCCTGGCCGACCGTCGCTCGAACGTGGAACGGCTACAAGCAAGCAGCCTCCCAGTGTTGTCCTCACCGGCGGATCTGGCGCAAGCGATGGGCATTCCGGTCGCGACACTGCGTTGGCTGAGTTATCATCATCCAGCCAGCAAAACGACCCATTATCACTCGTGGCAAATCGCGAAACGATCGGGCGGAGTTCGGACAATCAGCCGCCCGCACAAGAATCTGGAAGACGCACAGCGCTGGATATTAGAGAGTATCCTGGCCAAGCTACCAACCCATGACGCCGCCCATGGCTTTGTGCCGGGACGCAGCACACTGACCGGAGCAACACCGCACGTGGGTGCGAAGGTGCTTGTGAACGTCGACCTGCAAGACTTCTTCCCAACGATCGACTTCGCCCGAGTGGCTGGTCTGTTTCGTGGGTTTGGTTACTCGCCGGCGGTTGCTACGATCTTGGCTTTGCTTACAACCGAGTCACCTCGGCGGGTGATTCGTTCCGGCAGCGAGACATTGCACGTCGCGGTCGGCAATCGCTCGCTCCCGCAAGGTGCGTGCACCAGTCCAGCGATCTCAAACTTGATTGCCAGGCGGCTTGATAAGCGACTCGCCGGAATGGCTCGTTCCATCGAGTGGCAATATACCCGCTATGCCGACGACCTCTCGTTTTCCTGTCGAGAAAGCGAAGAGAAGGTCGCCTATCTAATGGCACGAGTGCGTCACCTGACAAGTGAAGAAGGCTTTCTGGTCAAAGAATCGAAGACCCGC
The Blastopirellula marina genome window above contains:
- a CDS encoding reverse transcriptase family protein; its protein translation is MPASVENRDYTVPNTPQTPSAPASNPSPPEQPQTSNLAGLDASRFQPLSQDEALDATSQPGWQSAYWDPLNVIPSTSLPRIRVIDQTMVGMGLIDAEELADIHHIGEEMAKYRTDYHVIQHAGHAAVQAARDARAARKAEMKQRAAQRKQEREAAIAERKATDIVFLGRGVSRGLADRRSNVERLQASSLPVLSSPADLAQAMGIPVATLRWLSYHHPASKTTHYHSWQIAKRSGGVRTISRPHKNLEDAQRWILESILAKLPTHDAAHGFVPGRSTLTGATPHVGAKVLVNVDLQDFFPTIDFARVAGLFRGFGYSPAVATILALLTTESPRRVIRSGSETLHVAVGNRSLPQGACTSPAISNLIARRLDKRLAGMARSIEWQYTRYADDLSFSCRESEEKVAYLMARVRHLTSEEGFLVKESKTRVLRRHAQQSVTGIVVNDRPSIDRKTIRQLRSILHKAKSEGLERQNRIGHTNFSGWVTGMIAYVEMVNPQQGQKLREAYEAL